In the Natronoglycomyces albus genome, CGTAGCCATGGCGGGCAACACCCTACTGAATTGCCTCTCGTTCGCCTGCCAAGAACAAGCCCTCCTGGGATGGAATGATGACTTCCCCATGGGGCCCTACGTGCCCGGTCACGGCGACCCACGGCCGCCCGCAGGTCGTTCGAAACACGCCGCCTCCGGAGCCCACCTAGCGATCCCCGATGGGGCTCGCGTCGAATGGGCGGGCCTATATTGGGCTGGCTCCGATAACTCACTGCCAGACAGCGTCTCCTTCGCCGGCCCCAGCGGCAGTTGGTTGGACCTCGGTTCACACCATGTGCGCAACGCCGGCCCCTTCGGCCAAGCCTTCGTTGACGTGACGGCTCAGGTCAGCGGCGGAGGCGAGTACTGGGTGGCGGCCGACCCGGATCAGCTTCCCGGCTGCCAGAACGTCAAGGGAAACGGCCATCTGCTTGACTGGAGCGACTGGAACCAAAGCTCATCATCCACATGCCAGGGACACTCGGCGGGTTGGGGCCTGACGGTCGTCTATAGCCAGCCGGGCTCGCCACAGCGTGAGATCGCCGTCTACGACGCTCCTCAATATCTCAGCGGCCATGGACTCGACATATACCTGCGCGGCGGCGGACCTGTCGATGTTGGCTATCTGTTGTGGGGCGGTTCCCGCGCCAAGACCAAAGACTATATGGACATCGGCGGGATTCCGGTCGGCCAACCCGGAAACGTGGCCTACTCACGGTCGGCCTCGGCGCTCAACCACAGCAACTGGTGGTACACCTTCGGCGTTGACGCCGATCACCACACCATCGTCGCGCCACCGGGCCCGCAGGACCTCACCGTGCATCCGGGTAACGACGAGTTCGCACTGGGCGTGATCGCGTTGGCGACGCCGCCAGAGGATTAAGAGGGCAGCGGGGTCGGCCTAGTGCGGGCCCCGTTCCATTGAGAGCTCCTATCGGGTTTCTCTTCCTGCTGCGGTGGTGTTCCCTCGCGCCTGGCCACGTTGTCGGCCCTTGTCCATGTCAGCTGGGTAGGAACAAGCGCCTCCGACTCCCCAGGCACCGATGGCACACCATCCTCGCTACGAGGTATACCCGATAGGAGCTCTAAGTTTAGGTCTTGACCGACCGCCGCGACGTATGTGTCACTAGTTGTCGAGTTCACCCTTCGTCACTTATCGTGGGCTTCTTGGGCGACGGTGGGCCAGGGGGCAATCCGGCCCCTCTCCGTTCGCTCTACTATGTACACATTGCTGAGGTCCAGTGCCCTGGCATTCTGGTCCCATTAGCCCGATAAGTAGTACTTCGATGGCTGCGGTTTTAGGCCGGATGTGACAATCTTTTGTGACGTTGGCTATAAGATCCATTGGCGAGTTCGTGTATTCACCGCCAACTTCCACAGTCCTTAGTTGAGAATGAGTTGATCCGCAGTCACTCGCGAATTGGCCGCGGTCATGCACGCTGAGACCGATTCCAGAGTCCGGCAGTTGGCGTTCTGCGAGTTCAGGGCAGGCATAAGGAGATATCGACCCTCGCCGATGGATGCTCTCGCCTCCGAGGCACCAGGCTGGGTCGAGGTTTCAAACTCACTGGCGGCGGCTGGGCTAACACGGGAGAATAGGGATCAGTGTCCAAATTAAGGAATTAGTGGAGGAACCTCGATCTTGTACGCCCAAGGTATCGTTTTCTGAGTATGGTTGGCACTGGCACAGACATGACTTCGCAGCGCAGCGACTCCGAGGCTAACCCGAGGACTGCATCGGCTCAGGCGTCAGGTTCGCAGAACCCGCCGCAGCGATCAGGCCCCGGGAAGAAGACCTCCACCAAACGTAAACGTCCTGGGTTGTATAGACGTGTGCGGGCAAATATAGGTGAAATAACCAAATTTGCCGGAGTTGGCGGAACCGCCTATATTCTCGACGTCATTCTCTTCAATATCTTCTGGATTCTTCTCGGCTGGCCCTCGTGGCTGGCCAAGACAGTGTCGACGACTATTGCGACCACTGGATCGTTCTTCGGCAACCGTCACTGGACCTGGAACGACCGCATCAGTGACCGGGTCGGCAAGCAATACTTTCTGTTCTTCGTGATGAATGGCATCGGGTTGGTCATCACCCTGGCCTGCATCTGGATCAACCACCTATTGGGCCTGGCGTGGCCGGGGATCTTCGACAACCCGCTGGCGGTCAATATCGCCGCCAACGTCGTCGGTATCGGGGTGGCGACAGGCTTCCGTTTCTACGCTTACCGCACGTGGGTGTTCCCGCCTCTGGGCAGCAAGGCTCCCAGCAAAGGTGGCAGTGGGAAACGGCCCCCGCGACAGGATGCCGACCAAGATTCCGCCACCACCGAGCCCAGTTCCTAACAGGTAGCCCAAACCAGGTCGAACGACGCGCTGGGCTTGATCGCCACGCCCCGCCTAGTCAATCCAAAACCGGCCGATGAGGCTAACCATGAGGGGAGGGCCCGCGCTTCGCGCGGGCCCTCCCCTCATGAGCCATGTGGCCAGTTGTATGAGCGAGCGTCTGGCCTTGGTGGTCAGTGAATCCGAAGGCACCACCACCCAGGAACGAGACCAGGTCGTAGAGTCGCCGATGCCGATGAGGCGTTCGCCCACTCCACTCCAGCGGCCGTGCCGCGTTATAGCTAGGGAAGCGCGAGTTAGATTCCCTCGTCAACGCCCTGGTTGGCAGTGCGTTGGTGCGTACGGTCGTCCTCGGCCAGCTGGTAGATCATGGCCTTCACGCTGTCGACCTTGGGGACATCGATCAGCTCGATGACGCCTTCGTTGGAGGCCGACTCGATCTTCAACGTTCCAAAGCCCAAGAGACGTTCGACAATGTTTTGTTCGAATGACACCGTGTTGACTCGCGAGAGCGGGATGGCAGTTGAGTTGCGCCTGACGATGCCGGTGCGCCACATGATGCGCCGGTTGGTCAACACGTAGTGCGTTGTTTGCCAGTTGATGTATGGAATGACCGACAGCCACACGATGATGGCGGTGAAGACGAGCCCAATGCCCATCTGCAGCCATAGCGAGACTTCCCAGTCGTTCGGCACCAGGTAGATCAGGATGGCTGCGACGAGAATGAAGACGACGAACCAAATGACTGGAAGGAAAACTTCCTTCCAGTGTGGGTGCGTATGCAGCTTGACGTCTTCTTCACGGGTCAGCATGTTGTCTGGGTAACCCACGGTTGCGAGACCTCCTGGTCAGTTCAGTGCCTTGGGCAAGCATTTGTCACGTTTTAATTGCACCGTAGCTTATCGTGGCAAGCGGCATAACCTCTCGGCGCTGCCCGAAGTGTCGGATGTTGTTCCAGGTCAACTATGGGCGGCTACCACCGGTGTGGTGGAACGAGGCCAAGCTGGGCCGAGCCCTTACGTGTTGGGGTTGAATGGGTCGGGCCTTAAGACCGGGGATCGGGGATGACCCAGTTGCGTCGCGCGGCCTGCCACCCCAACTGAATGCGCGTGTCGACTTCCGCCAAGTTCATCAGTTCTCGCACTCGTCGCTGAACGGTCCGCAGGCCGATTCCCAGCCGCGTTGCTATTGCCTGATCAGTCAGGCCCGCGATGAGGAGCGACAACAGTAGCCTGTCTTCTTCGCTGGGGGCGTGACGATCACGTGGAAGTCCATCGTCGTGGGGGGCGGGAACCGAACTCATCCACAGCTGTTCGAACAGCGCCACCGCCAATGCCACGATCGGAGGATGCGAGGTGATGAGTACTCGGGGCTGTCCCGTTGGCGGCTCGGGCATGGCGAGAATGCGGTCGTCGAAGAGAACTAGTTTAACGGGCAGCTGCGCGGCGAAGCGCACTTCGTCGCCACCTTCGAGGCACTGGTGTAGGTAGTCCATGTGTGGATCGTCGTCGAGGTCGTTGAGTATTCCTCGCTCATAAAGGATCTGTTGGTGAGCGCCTTGGTTGGGGCGCGGC is a window encoding:
- a CDS encoding helix-turn-helix domain-containing protein: MTHSESGETERAPRADTESTPNPSLETNPLDPATQHLYRLLLSRTEATAGQLAAEAAIPVTTAQHQLENLVRLGMATLITDSHYRAQAPEVALGAQIGRQLDAVRSGYGVLQELLEIYRDGNHAGSGSTRWESVTGQAAIQTRLWKLESSAERLVRNFVKSPIVLEGPINSRHPEPRPNQGAHQQILYERGILNDLDDDPHMDYLHQCLEGGDEVRFAAQLPVKLVLFDDRILAMPEPPTGQPRVLITSHPPIVALAVALFEQLWMSSVPAPHDDGLPRDRHAPSEEDRLLLSLLIAGLTDQAIATRLGIGLRTVQRRVRELMNLAEVDTRIQLGWQAARRNWVIPDPRS
- a CDS encoding GtrA family protein translates to MRANIGEITKFAGVGGTAYILDVILFNIFWILLGWPSWLAKTVSTTIATTGSFFGNRHWTWNDRISDRVGKQYFLFFVMNGIGLVITLACIWINHLLGLAWPGIFDNPLAVNIAANVVGIGVATGFRFYAYRTWVFPPLGSKAPSKGGSGKRPPRQDADQDSATTEPSS
- a CDS encoding PH domain-containing protein → MGYPDNMLTREEDVKLHTHPHWKEVFLPVIWFVVFILVAAILIYLVPNDWEVSLWLQMGIGLVFTAIIVWLSVIPYINWQTTHYVLTNRRIMWRTGIVRRNSTAIPLSRVNTVSFEQNIVERLLGFGTLKIESASNEGVIELIDVPKVDSVKAMIYQLAEDDRTHQRTANQGVDEGI